The following are encoded together in the Streptomyces rapamycinicus NRRL 5491 genome:
- a CDS encoding regulatory protein: MQSIPVDTTRLGVLRCAVGPEPKIADFESKEVKKDRDGNTIYTVAVTVRQDGRRVSVIEIAVPGEPKGVVEGSEVRVTGLEAFAWAMGDRHGISFRAAAITPVPASASSATAAGKGGGA, encoded by the coding sequence ATGCAGTCCATCCCTGTGGACACCACCCGACTCGGCGTACTGCGGTGCGCGGTCGGGCCTGAACCGAAGATCGCGGACTTTGAGAGCAAGGAGGTCAAGAAGGACCGGGACGGCAACACGATCTACACCGTCGCCGTGACGGTGCGGCAGGACGGGCGGCGCGTCTCGGTGATCGAAATCGCCGTCCCCGGAGAGCCCAAGGGAGTCGTGGAGGGCTCTGAGGTGCGGGTGACGGGCCTGGAGGCGTTCGCCTGGGCCATGGGCGACCGTCACGGCATCAGCTTCCGCGCCGCTGCCATCACCCCCGTACCGGCCTCCGCCTCGTCGGCAACGGCGGCGGGTAAGGGAGGTGGCGCGTGA
- a CDS encoding GntR family transcriptional regulator, whose product MGEIQRPGALYQQVAAEIRSGIAAGEYKPGSPLPSEAQLIERYKVSRPTVRKAIAALRAEGLIEVIHGKGSYVRALPAPAVTIERTITRSGKTFRTGHHAWERAETPAIYRTATTAITGPLLELAEGEALFGVDRLLTDPDTGTRALHSVLIPLATADQAEQLAEAPDTEPEQIYAILTAAGLKLTWHETVSARMPLPDERSTLDIPDATPILHTARVTHGTDDRPLILEELRASADRAQLGYRVTADSPRQLRAV is encoded by the coding sequence ATGGGAGAGATCCAACGCCCCGGAGCGCTGTACCAGCAGGTAGCAGCCGAGATCCGCAGCGGCATCGCCGCAGGCGAGTACAAGCCCGGGAGCCCGCTCCCCTCAGAGGCCCAGCTCATCGAGCGCTACAAGGTCAGCCGCCCCACCGTCCGCAAGGCCATCGCCGCACTCCGAGCCGAAGGACTCATCGAAGTCATCCACGGCAAAGGCAGCTACGTCCGCGCCCTGCCCGCCCCGGCGGTCACCATCGAGCGCACCATCACTCGCAGCGGCAAGACTTTCCGCACCGGCCACCACGCATGGGAGCGGGCCGAGACTCCGGCCATCTACCGCACTGCGACGACCGCGATCACGGGCCCACTGCTCGAACTCGCCGAGGGGGAAGCCCTCTTCGGCGTTGACCGACTGCTGACCGACCCCGACACCGGAACCCGCGCACTACACAGCGTGCTGATCCCGCTCGCCACCGCCGACCAAGCCGAGCAGTTGGCAGAGGCTCCGGACACCGAACCGGAACAGATCTACGCCATTCTCACCGCCGCCGGACTCAAACTCACCTGGCACGAAACCGTGAGCGCCCGCATGCCCCTGCCCGACGAGCGCAGCACCCTGGACATCCCCGACGCGACCCCGATCCTCCACACCGCCCGCGTCACCCACGGCACCGACGACCGCCCGCTGATCCTCGAAGAACTCCGCGCCAGCGCCGACCGCGCCCAACTCGGCTACCGCGTCACCGCCGACAGCCCCCGCCAACTCCGCGCCGTCTGA
- a CDS encoding tetratricopeptide repeat protein — MTEAAPTPAALPPHVLERADVRSAIANHDFGEVFRLAKIHGNISYAKIAEAVGYKREHIGKMARPETDGKGARPRITQFHKILEVVDGLRIPGHLAGVAPRPWELERPARTTHLEDPSTLISQGGAGIWDIAEMLRRTEMSSINSAALESIEEGIDQLARAYPYADADYLHDRTRNGLQYVTKQLEGRMTLRQHRELLVDTGWLFLLNACVQYDRGQREAANLSKAAALRIGEEAGHSEIKAWAWEIEAWFALTQSRWQDMLDAVEAGHTADQTHSVGVQLYAHKARAAARMGDARLVRQSLDAGRARLDRLPRPDHPEHHFIIDPDKWDFYEMDAYRLLGDDERAATHARSVIRISTGPDGTEISPMRAAEARLTLGVAAARTGEIEEAIGMGTTALEADRKSLPSLLLVADELDKELRARYPREAAARDFHEQIMTIKRGTARPELPF; from the coding sequence ATGACCGAAGCTGCACCGACACCGGCAGCTCTGCCGCCTCATGTACTAGAGCGCGCAGACGTGCGGTCGGCGATCGCCAACCATGACTTCGGCGAAGTCTTCAGACTGGCCAAGATCCACGGAAACATCAGCTACGCCAAGATCGCCGAGGCCGTCGGCTACAAGCGCGAGCACATCGGCAAGATGGCCCGGCCCGAGACCGACGGCAAGGGCGCTCGCCCACGGATCACTCAGTTCCACAAGATCCTTGAAGTGGTGGACGGTCTACGCATCCCCGGTCACCTCGCGGGAGTCGCCCCGCGCCCCTGGGAGCTGGAGCGACCCGCCAGGACCACTCACCTGGAAGATCCAAGCACCCTGATCTCACAGGGGGGCGCTGGCATCTGGGATATCGCGGAGATGCTGCGGCGCACGGAGATGTCCAGTATCAACAGCGCGGCCCTGGAATCGATCGAGGAAGGCATTGACCAACTGGCCCGTGCCTACCCCTACGCCGATGCCGACTACCTGCACGACCGCACCCGGAACGGCTTGCAATACGTCACCAAGCAGCTCGAAGGCCGGATGACCCTCCGCCAGCACCGGGAACTCCTCGTGGACACCGGATGGCTGTTCCTGCTGAACGCGTGCGTCCAGTACGACCGGGGCCAGCGCGAGGCCGCCAATCTCAGCAAGGCCGCCGCACTCCGGATAGGCGAGGAGGCAGGGCACAGCGAGATCAAGGCTTGGGCGTGGGAGATCGAAGCGTGGTTCGCCCTGACACAGAGCCGTTGGCAAGACATGCTCGATGCTGTCGAGGCCGGACACACGGCGGACCAGACACATTCTGTCGGCGTCCAGCTCTACGCCCACAAGGCACGCGCCGCCGCGCGCATGGGAGACGCCCGACTCGTACGCCAGTCCCTCGACGCCGGGCGTGCCAGGCTGGACCGACTTCCCAGGCCGGACCACCCCGAACACCACTTCATCATCGACCCGGACAAGTGGGACTTCTACGAGATGGACGCCTACCGTCTCCTCGGAGACGACGAGCGCGCCGCCACCCACGCCCGCTCAGTGATCCGCATCAGCACTGGCCCTGACGGCACCGAGATCTCTCCCATGCGCGCCGCAGAAGCCCGACTCACGCTCGGAGTCGCCGCCGCCCGCACGGGCGAGATCGAAGAAGCGATCGGCATGGGCACCACGGCCCTGGAAGCCGACCGCAAGTCCCTCCCGTCGCTGCTTTTAGTCGCCGACGAGTTGGACAAGGAACTGCGCGCCAGGTACCCGCGCGAGGCCGCTGCACGCGACTTCCATGAGCAGATCATGACCATCAAGCGCGGCACCGCCAGACCCGAACTTCCGTTCTGA
- a CDS encoding dicarboxylate/amino acid:cation symporter, with amino-acid sequence MSSALKASPQGSSSFRLPKVPFWAQILLGLVLGVVLGWIARSGDVGWLVTTLDKIGTIFVQLLKLAVAPLVFFAILISITNLRNVNNAARLATRTLLWFMATSLIAVAIGLAIGLVTNPGAGTDLTPKDGAKPDHAGSWLDFLTGIVPTDVITPFTELNVLQIVFIAAVAGVAALQLGEKAQPILTLSQSVLELLQKALWWVIRLAPLGTLGLIGTAIADYGWNLIGKYATFTADIYIGCALVMFGVYPLLLATVAKVNPLNFFKGAWPAIQLAFVSRSSVGTMPLTQKVTERLGVPKEYASFAVPFGSTTKMDGCASIYPAIAAIFIAQIFDVNLGVGDYLLIAFVSVIGSAATAGLTGATVMLTLTLSTLGLPLEGVGLLMAIDPVLDMMRTATNVAGQSVCTLVVAAREGILDRDAYNNVKGVDVKDADVEPQPVAAAA; translated from the coding sequence TTGTCGTCCGCCCTCAAGGCGTCCCCCCAGGGGTCGTCGTCCTTCCGCCTGCCCAAGGTGCCCTTCTGGGCGCAGATACTGCTGGGCCTCGTCCTCGGTGTGGTGCTCGGCTGGATCGCCCGCAGCGGTGATGTCGGCTGGCTGGTGACCACGCTCGACAAGATCGGCACCATCTTCGTCCAGCTGCTGAAGCTGGCCGTCGCCCCGCTGGTGTTCTTCGCGATCCTGATCTCGATCACCAATCTGCGGAACGTCAACAACGCCGCCCGGCTGGCGACCCGCACCCTGCTGTGGTTCATGGCCACCTCGCTCATCGCCGTCGCCATCGGCCTGGCGATCGGCCTGGTGACCAACCCGGGCGCGGGCACCGACCTGACCCCCAAGGACGGCGCCAAGCCCGACCACGCGGGCTCCTGGCTGGACTTCCTCACCGGCATCGTGCCGACGGACGTCATCACCCCGTTCACCGAGCTGAACGTGTTGCAGATCGTCTTCATCGCCGCCGTCGCGGGCGTCGCCGCCCTCCAGCTCGGCGAGAAGGCCCAGCCGATCCTCACCCTGAGCCAGTCGGTGCTCGAACTGCTCCAGAAGGCCCTGTGGTGGGTCATCCGCCTCGCCCCGCTGGGCACCCTGGGCCTCATCGGCACCGCCATCGCCGACTACGGCTGGAACCTGATCGGCAAGTACGCGACCTTCACCGCCGACATCTACATCGGCTGCGCGCTGGTGATGTTCGGCGTCTACCCGCTGCTGCTCGCGACGGTCGCCAAGGTCAACCCCCTGAACTTCTTCAAGGGCGCCTGGCCCGCCATCCAGCTCGCCTTCGTCTCCCGCTCCTCGGTCGGTACCATGCCGCTGACCCAGAAGGTCACCGAGCGGCTGGGCGTTCCCAAGGAGTACGCCTCCTTCGCGGTGCCCTTCGGCTCGACGACGAAGATGGACGGCTGCGCCTCGATCTACCCGGCGATCGCCGCCATCTTCATCGCCCAGATCTTCGACGTGAACCTCGGCGTCGGCGACTACCTCCTGATCGCCTTCGTCTCGGTGATCGGCTCCGCCGCCACCGCCGGCCTTACGGGCGCCACGGTCATGCTGACCCTGACCCTTTCCACCCTGGGCCTCCCCCTGGAGGGCGTCGGCCTGCTGATGGCCATCGACCCGGTCCTGGACATGATGCGGACCGCCACCAACGTTGCTGGACAATCAGTATGCACGTTGGTGGTGGCCGCGCGTGAGGGAATCCTCGATCGTGACGCGTACAACAACGTGAAGGGCGTGGACGTGAAGGACGCGGACGTCGAGCCGCAGCCGGTCGCGGCTGCTGCCTAG
- a CDS encoding DUF4229 domain-containing protein codes for MSFTPSAAFRYTLMRLGIFVGSFLAIWGLVYFRVLPSGLGSANLFWVMLLALVVSAPLSWVMLRKQRDAMAVEVAERVDRAKERLAANQSQEDGV; via the coding sequence GTGTCCTTCACGCCGAGCGCCGCGTTCCGCTACACCCTCATGCGCCTGGGAATCTTCGTCGGCTCGTTCCTGGCCATCTGGGGCCTGGTCTACTTCCGGGTGCTGCCCTCCGGCCTCGGCAGCGCCAATCTCTTCTGGGTGATGCTGCTCGCGCTGGTCGTCTCCGCGCCGCTCAGCTGGGTGATGCTGCGCAAGCAGCGGGACGCCATGGCAGTCGAGGTCGCCGAGAGGGTGGACCGCGCCAAGGAGCGGCTGGCGGCGAACCAGAGCCAGGAGGACGGCGTCTGA
- a CDS encoding GNAT family N-acetyltransferase has product MPLRCELDPETTPELLDSVCALWTDVSNAGGAVGFVPPVVKDDIRLELLKHLAAMAEGRTRLLLGRDEDGAVAATAFFTFNTHRLMRHWCWLYTVMVHPSHQGKGYGRALMAAAEDAARDMDGIRGIRLTCRGGSGADLFYERCGYKEVGRVPGAIKVADDDFRDDVTMWLPLN; this is encoded by the coding sequence ATGCCCCTGCGCTGTGAACTCGACCCCGAGACCACCCCCGAGCTGCTCGACTCCGTCTGCGCCCTCTGGACCGACGTCTCGAACGCGGGGGGCGCCGTCGGCTTCGTACCGCCCGTGGTCAAGGACGACATACGCCTCGAGCTGCTCAAGCACCTCGCCGCGATGGCGGAGGGCCGGACCCGTCTGCTCCTCGGCCGCGACGAGGACGGCGCGGTGGCCGCCACCGCCTTCTTCACCTTCAACACCCACCGGCTGATGCGCCACTGGTGCTGGCTCTACACCGTGATGGTGCACCCCTCCCACCAGGGCAAGGGATACGGCCGCGCCCTTATGGCGGCCGCCGAGGACGCCGCGCGCGATATGGACGGCATCCGGGGGATACGGCTCACCTGCCGCGGCGGCAGCGGGGCGGACCTGTTCTACGAGCGGTGCGGCTACAAGGAGGTCGGACGGGTGCCCGGCGCGATCAAGGTCGCGGACGACGACTTCCGGGACGACGTCACCATGTGGCTGCCGCTGAATTGA
- a CDS encoding UdgX family uracil-DNA binding protein (This protein belongs to the uracil DNA glycosylase superfamily, members of which act in excision repair of DNA. However, it belongs more specifically to UdgX branch, whose founding member was found to bind uracil in DNA (where it does not belong), without cleaving it, appears to promote DNA repair by a pathway involving RecA, rather than base excision.): MAGTKSPEDAYTAAPFVPEGADLGALREAAAGCHGCPLHRDTTQTVFGAGDPAARVVLVGEQPGDQEDRQGKPFVGPAGKVLDRALDEAGIDPDETYITNAVKHFKFIHVPERGKRRIHKPPSLRELSACGPWLEAELELIEPEVVVALGATAGKALLGSSFRVTEQRGTRLEGDPSGPARGALIVPTIHPSAVLRADDRDAVYEGLVADLRVAGEALG, from the coding sequence ATGGCCGGTACGAAGAGCCCCGAGGACGCGTACACCGCCGCCCCCTTCGTCCCGGAGGGCGCCGACCTCGGCGCGCTCCGGGAAGCGGCGGCCGGATGCCACGGCTGCCCGCTGCACCGCGACACCACGCAGACCGTCTTCGGCGCCGGGGACCCGGCCGCCCGGGTCGTGCTCGTCGGCGAGCAGCCGGGCGACCAGGAGGACCGGCAGGGCAAGCCCTTCGTGGGCCCGGCGGGCAAGGTCCTCGACCGGGCCCTGGACGAGGCCGGGATCGACCCGGACGAGACGTACATCACCAACGCGGTCAAGCACTTCAAGTTCATCCACGTCCCCGAGCGCGGCAAGCGGCGCATCCACAAGCCGCCGAGCCTGCGCGAGCTCTCCGCCTGCGGGCCCTGGCTGGAGGCCGAGCTGGAGCTGATCGAGCCCGAAGTGGTCGTGGCGCTCGGCGCCACGGCCGGGAAGGCGCTGCTGGGTTCGTCGTTCCGGGTGACCGAACAGCGCGGCACACGGCTGGAGGGCGACCCGTCGGGACCGGCGCGCGGCGCCCTGATCGTCCCCACGATCCACCCCTCCGCGGTGCTGCGGGCCGATGACCGGGACGCGGTGTACGAGGGGCTGGTGGCCGATCTGAGGGTCGCGGGGGAGGCGCTGGGCTGA
- the mqnE gene encoding aminofutalosine synthase MqnE gives MTGTTHDAGFKRELEQKVRAGERLSREDGIALYESDDLAWLGGLAHEVRTRKNGDVVHFNVNRHLNMTNVCTASCAYCSFQRKPGEKDAYTMRIEEAVRLAKAMENENLTELHIVNGLHPTLPWRYYPRSLKALKEALPQVSLKAFTATEIHHFEKISSMPASEILDELIDAGLESLTGGGAEIFDWEIRQHIVDHETHWEDWSRIHRLAHEKGLKTPCTMLYGHIEEPRHRVDHVLRLRELQDETGGFQVFIPLRYQHDFVDMKDGKIRNRLQARTTMATGAEALKTFAVSRLLFDNVPHVKVFWVMHGVQTAQLALNHGADDMDGSVVEYKITHDADSYGTPNKLTRDDLLDLIRDAGFRPVERNTRYEVIREFEGPDQARRESPQPMRV, from the coding sequence GTGACGGGGACCACACACGACGCGGGTTTCAAGAGGGAGTTGGAGCAGAAGGTCCGCGCGGGCGAGCGGCTCTCGCGGGAGGACGGCATCGCCCTTTACGAGTCCGACGATCTGGCCTGGCTGGGCGGTCTCGCCCATGAGGTGCGCACCCGTAAGAACGGCGACGTCGTGCACTTCAACGTCAACCGTCACCTCAACATGACGAACGTGTGCACCGCGTCCTGCGCCTACTGCTCCTTCCAGCGCAAGCCCGGCGAGAAGGACGCCTACACGATGCGCATCGAGGAGGCCGTCCGCCTCGCCAAGGCGATGGAGAACGAGAACCTCACCGAGCTCCACATCGTCAACGGCCTGCACCCGACCCTCCCCTGGCGCTACTACCCGCGGTCGCTCAAGGCGCTCAAGGAGGCCCTTCCGCAGGTCTCCCTCAAGGCGTTCACCGCCACCGAGATCCACCACTTCGAGAAGATCTCCTCCATGCCGGCCTCGGAGATCCTCGACGAGCTGATCGACGCCGGACTTGAGTCGCTCACCGGCGGCGGCGCCGAGATCTTCGACTGGGAGATCCGGCAGCACATCGTCGACCACGAGACCCACTGGGAGGACTGGTCGCGCATCCACCGGCTCGCGCACGAGAAGGGGCTCAAGACGCCCTGCACGATGCTCTACGGGCATATCGAGGAGCCCCGCCACCGGGTGGACCACGTGCTGCGCCTGCGTGAGCTCCAGGACGAGACCGGCGGCTTCCAGGTCTTCATCCCGCTGCGCTACCAGCACGACTTCGTGGACATGAAGGACGGCAAGATCCGCAACCGCCTTCAGGCCCGCACCACCATGGCCACCGGCGCGGAGGCCCTGAAGACCTTCGCGGTCTCGCGGCTGCTCTTCGACAACGTGCCGCACGTCAAGGTCTTCTGGGTGATGCACGGCGTGCAGACCGCGCAGCTCGCGCTCAACCACGGCGCGGACGACATGGACGGGTCGGTCGTCGAGTACAAGATCACCCACGACGCCGACTCCTACGGGACGCCCAACAAGCTCACCCGTGACGATCTGCTCGACCTGATCCGGGACGCCGGGTTCCGGCCGGTGGAGCGGAACACCCGCTACGAGGTCATCCGCGAGTTCGAGGGCCCGGACCAGGCCCGCCGCGAGAGCCCGCAGCCGATGCGGGTGTGA
- a CDS encoding Lrp/AsnC family transcriptional regulator: MDAVDRQLIQALRENGRASYAELGRLVGLSGPSVTDRINRLEAAGVITGYRATVDAASLGLGVTALIGIQLSDATDHEEVAHRLRELAEIEDCWFIAGDDSYMLKVRASDVDGLERTIRRLSGTKGVSRTRTTIVLSTKWENRVGELPEDIEA; the protein is encoded by the coding sequence ATGGACGCGGTGGACAGGCAGCTCATCCAGGCCCTGCGGGAGAACGGCCGGGCCTCCTACGCGGAGCTCGGCAGGCTCGTCGGCCTCTCCGGGCCCAGCGTCACGGACCGGATCAACCGCCTGGAGGCCGCCGGGGTGATCACCGGCTATCGCGCGACCGTGGACGCCGCCTCCCTGGGCCTCGGCGTCACCGCGCTGATCGGCATCCAGCTCTCGGACGCCACCGACCACGAGGAGGTGGCCCACCGGTTGCGCGAACTCGCCGAGATCGAGGACTGCTGGTTCATCGCGGGCGACGACTCCTACATGCTCAAGGTGCGCGCATCCGACGTGGACGGCCTGGAGCGGACCATCCGCCGGCTCTCCGGCACCAAGGGCGTCTCCCGCACCCGGACCACGATCGTGCTGTCCACGAAGTGGGAAAACCGGGTCGGCGAGCTTCCCGAGGACATCGAGGCGTAG
- a CDS encoding UbiX family flavin prenyltransferase — protein MSGRRPWVVGVSGASGTPYAASVLRALLAAGEAVDLVVSRASRLTLLDETGIGFRDAHWRDDLCRWLARGADGTPDAFEVPAEVADVSHWAPGDLAAGPSSGSYPAKGMLIVPASTACVAGVALGLSKDLLQRAASVTLKERRKLVVAVRETPLSGQTLKALVTLDEAGAVVLPASPAFYAGATHIQDLVDFVAGRVLDAAGVPHKLYRRWEGELGGDRDRGAA, from the coding sequence GTGAGCGGGCGCCGTCCCTGGGTGGTCGGTGTGTCCGGCGCGTCCGGGACGCCGTACGCCGCCTCGGTGCTGCGCGCGCTGCTGGCGGCGGGCGAGGCGGTCGACCTGGTGGTCAGCCGGGCGTCACGGCTGACGCTGCTGGACGAGACGGGGATCGGGTTCCGGGACGCCCACTGGCGCGACGATCTGTGCCGCTGGCTGGCGCGCGGCGCGGACGGCACGCCCGACGCCTTCGAGGTGCCCGCCGAGGTGGCGGACGTGTCCCACTGGGCGCCCGGGGACCTGGCGGCCGGGCCGTCCTCCGGCTCGTATCCGGCCAAGGGGATGCTGATCGTCCCGGCGAGCACCGCGTGTGTGGCCGGGGTGGCGCTCGGGCTGTCGAAGGATCTGCTCCAGCGGGCCGCGAGCGTCACGCTCAAGGAGCGGCGCAAGCTCGTGGTGGCGGTGCGCGAGACACCGCTGAGCGGACAGACGCTGAAGGCTCTGGTGACGCTGGACGAGGCGGGCGCGGTGGTGCTGCCCGCCTCGCCGGCGTTCTACGCGGGGGCGACGCACATCCAGGATCTGGTGGACTTCGTCGCGGGGCGGGTGCTGGACGCGGCAGGGGTGCCGCACAAGCTGTACCGCCGGTGGGAGGGGGAACTCGGTGGGGACCGGGACCGGGGAGCGGCCTAG
- the mqnP gene encoding menaquinone biosynthesis prenyltransferase MqnP — MSADSATPDLFGPEPAPPGRVRAFLRLVMIEHSVFALPFAYIAALTAMHLWDGTVHWTRLLLITIAMVGMRTFAMACNRIIDREIDARNPRTAGRELVTGAVSVRTAWTGALIALAVFLGSAALLNPLCLALAPIAVVPMVVYPYGKRFTDYPHAILGVAQAIGPVGAWIGVTGEWSWDAAVLGLAIGIWIGGFDLIYACQDVAADRAHGVRSVPARFGIAGALYGARVCHVVTTALLVWYALATDAGAFFWAGLAIVAAAFAYEHTIVRPGDLSRLNRAFFTVNGFIGIALFCCALLDLVVRGLGL; from the coding sequence GTGAGCGCCGATTCCGCGACCCCCGATCTCTTCGGCCCCGAACCGGCGCCGCCCGGCCGGGTCCGCGCGTTTCTGCGGCTGGTGATGATCGAGCACTCGGTCTTCGCGCTGCCCTTCGCCTACATCGCCGCGCTGACCGCGATGCACCTGTGGGACGGCACCGTCCACTGGACGCGGCTGCTGCTGATCACGATCGCCATGGTGGGCATGCGCACCTTCGCCATGGCCTGCAACCGGATCATCGACCGCGAGATCGACGCCCGCAATCCGCGCACCGCCGGCCGTGAGCTGGTCACCGGCGCCGTGTCGGTGCGCACCGCGTGGACCGGCGCCCTCATCGCGCTCGCCGTCTTCCTGGGCTCGGCGGCGCTCCTGAACCCGCTCTGCCTGGCGCTGGCGCCGATCGCGGTGGTGCCGATGGTGGTCTATCCGTACGGCAAGCGGTTCACCGACTATCCGCACGCCATCCTGGGCGTGGCCCAGGCCATCGGCCCGGTCGGCGCCTGGATCGGGGTCACCGGCGAATGGTCGTGGGACGCGGCCGTCCTGGGGCTCGCGATCGGCATCTGGATCGGCGGCTTCGACCTGATCTACGCCTGCCAGGACGTGGCGGCCGACCGGGCGCACGGGGTGCGGTCGGTGCCGGCCCGCTTCGGTATCGCGGGCGCGCTCTACGGGGCGCGCGTCTGCCATGTGGTCACCACGGCCCTGCTGGTCTGGTACGCGCTGGCCACGGACGCCGGGGCGTTCTTCTGGGCCGGGCTGGCGATCGTCGCGGCGGCGTTCGCGTACGAGCACACCATCGTGCGGCCGGGCGATCTGTCCCGGCTGAACCGCGCCTTCTTCACGGTCAACGGCTTCATCGGGATCGCCCTGTTCTGCTGCGCGCTCCTCGACCTGGTGGTGCGGGGCCTCGGCCTGTGA
- a CDS encoding menaquinone biosynthesis decarboxylase — MAYDDLRSFLRALDREGDLKRVKAEVDPHLEVGEIVDRVNKAGGPALLFENVKGSAMPLAMNVFGTDRRLLKALGLRSYDEISEKIGGLVKPELPQGFVGLREAFGKLGSVAHVPPRKVKEAPVQEVVRTGEDVDLDQLPALFTWPEDGGSFFNLGLTHTKHPETGVRNLGLYRLQRHDRRTIGMHWQIHKDSRNHYQVAARRGEKLPVAIAFGAPPAVTYAATAPLPGDIDEYLFAGFVQGRRVEMVDCKTVPLQVPAAAEVVIEGWLEPGKTLPEGPFGDHTGFYTPQEPFPALTIDCVTMRRRPLLQSIVVGRPPTEDGPLGRATERFFLPLLKIIIPDIVDYHLPESGGFHNCAIVSIDKKYPKHAQKVMHAIWGAHMMSLTKLIVVVDADCDVHDLHEVSWRALGNTDYARDLTVVEGPVDHLDHASYQQFWGGKAGIDATAKWPEEGYTRDGGWPRMVMSDPETADRVTKRWKEYGL; from the coding sequence ATGGCTTATGACGATCTTCGTTCCTTTCTGCGGGCGCTCGACAGGGAAGGCGACCTCAAGAGGGTCAAGGCCGAGGTCGATCCCCATCTCGAGGTCGGGGAGATCGTCGACAGGGTCAACAAGGCGGGCGGCCCCGCGCTGCTCTTCGAGAACGTCAAGGGCTCGGCGATGCCGCTGGCCATGAATGTCTTCGGCACCGACCGCCGCCTCCTGAAGGCGCTGGGACTGCGCTCGTACGACGAGATCAGCGAGAAGATCGGCGGGCTGGTCAAGCCCGAACTGCCGCAGGGGTTCGTGGGCCTGCGCGAGGCGTTCGGGAAGCTGGGCTCGGTGGCCCATGTGCCGCCGCGGAAGGTGAAGGAGGCGCCCGTCCAGGAGGTGGTCCGCACCGGTGAGGACGTCGATCTGGACCAGCTTCCGGCGCTGTTCACCTGGCCCGAGGACGGCGGGTCGTTCTTCAACCTCGGCCTGACCCACACCAAGCACCCGGAGACCGGGGTGCGCAACCTCGGCCTCTACCGCCTCCAGCGCCATGACCGCCGCACCATCGGCATGCACTGGCAGATCCACAAGGACAGCCGCAACCACTACCAAGTGGCCGCCCGGCGCGGGGAGAAGCTCCCGGTGGCGATCGCCTTCGGCGCGCCGCCCGCCGTGACCTACGCCGCGACCGCGCCGCTGCCCGGCGACATCGACGAGTACCTCTTCGCGGGGTTCGTCCAGGGCCGGCGGGTCGAGATGGTCGACTGCAAGACGGTGCCGCTCCAGGTCCCGGCGGCCGCAGAGGTCGTCATCGAGGGCTGGCTGGAGCCCGGGAAGACGCTGCCGGAGGGCCCGTTCGGCGACCATACGGGCTTCTACACGCCCCAGGAGCCGTTCCCGGCCCTGACCATCGACTGTGTGACGATGCGGCGGCGGCCGCTGCTCCAGTCCATCGTGGTGGGCCGTCCGCCGACCGAGGACGGACCGCTGGGGAGGGCGACCGAGCGGTTCTTCCTCCCACTGCTCAAGATCATCATCCCGGACATCGTGGACTACCACCTCCCCGAGTCCGGCGGGTTCCACAACTGCGCGATCGTCTCGATCGACAAGAAGTACCCCAAACACGCGCAGAAGGTGATGCACGCCATCTGGGGCGCCCACATGATGTCGCTCACCAAGCTGATCGTCGTGGTCGACGCCGACTGCGATGTCCACGATCTGCACGAGGTTTCCTGGCGCGCTTTGGGGAACACCGACTACGCCCGCGATCTGACCGTGGTCGAAGGCCCCGTCGACCATCTCGACCACGCCTCGTACCAGCAGTTCTGGGGCGGTAAGGCGGGCATCGACGCCACCGCGAAATGGCCCGAGGAGGGCTATACGCGCGACGGCGGATGGCCGCGCATGGTCATGTCCGATCCGGAGACCGCCGATCGGGTGACAAAGCGATGGAAGGAGTACGGGCTGTGA